In the Pseudomonas orientalis genome, one interval contains:
- a CDS encoding DUF4823 domain-containing protein, with protein MRSLVLLLASLALSGCMTVSDMAEGTRYQMSDAGLLDHSDTRRTASIRVQPDSFIFIAQGAFVPPGSAYPRPNVVAEEAFNGFVEYFPMVRRARQPEGLEQAMAEARAAGAHYLLYCRFAAADDRIGNADEWTDQQALDRVGLDSGVIQIMLIETSTQYLIDTARIRSRGGLLTFHDNTPQDLIARPLAQYARGLLGMSNQ; from the coding sequence ATGCGTAGTCTGGTTTTGTTGCTGGCGTCGTTGGCGCTCAGTGGTTGCATGACCGTCAGCGATATGGCCGAAGGCACCCGCTATCAGATGAGCGACGCGGGCTTGCTCGACCACAGCGATACGCGCCGCACCGCTTCAATTCGTGTGCAGCCGGACTCCTTTATCTTTATCGCCCAGGGCGCTTTCGTGCCGCCTGGCAGTGCGTATCCACGCCCGAATGTGGTGGCCGAGGAAGCCTTCAACGGCTTTGTCGAATATTTCCCCATGGTGCGTCGCGCCCGTCAGCCCGAAGGCCTCGAACAGGCCATGGCCGAAGCGCGCGCGGCGGGGGCTCATTACCTGCTGTATTGCCGTTTTGCGGCAGCCGATGACCGTATCGGCAACGCCGACGAATGGACCGATCAGCAAGCCCTGGACCGCGTTGGCCTGGACAGCGGCGTGATCCAGATCATGCTGATCGAGACCAGCACCCAGTATTTGATCGATACTGCACGTATTCGCAGTCGTGGCGGTTTACTGACGTTCCACGACAACACGCCACAAGATCTGATTGCCCGGCCC
- the mltG gene encoding endolytic transglycosylase MltG, translating into MIRKLVVLLLIGLFSAALLLGFCAWKYNAALKQPLHLTQEQLLDVPAGATPTGTFNRLEADGVLDGAFWLRLYWRLNLDGQPLHSGEYRMTPGLTAEGLIGLWQRGEVVQYSLTLVEGWNFRQVRSALAKHEKIVQTLAGLSDNEVMDKLGHPGVFPEGRFFPDTYRFVRGMTDVEFLKKAYNRLDDVLAQEWSRRAADVPYTEPYQALIMASLVEKETGVPEERGQIAGVFVRRLKMGMMLQTDPTVIYGLGERYNGKLTRAHLKEANPYNTYMIAGLPPTPIAMVGREAIHAALNPVPGSSLYFVARGDGSHIFSDDLDAHNAAVREFQLKRRADYRSSPAPQVKPLENTVPPIDVPVDPAPDTSAPQSPQ; encoded by the coding sequence GTGATACGAAAACTGGTTGTACTGCTGCTGATCGGTCTGTTCTCGGCGGCTTTGCTGTTGGGCTTTTGCGCCTGGAAATACAACGCTGCGCTGAAGCAGCCGTTGCATCTGACCCAGGAGCAGTTGCTCGATGTACCGGCAGGGGCGACGCCCACCGGCACCTTCAATCGTCTGGAAGCCGATGGCGTGCTCGACGGTGCCTTCTGGCTGCGTCTTTACTGGCGCTTGAACCTCGACGGCCAGCCGCTGCACAGCGGCGAATACCGCATGACCCCGGGCCTCACCGCCGAAGGCCTGATCGGCCTGTGGCAACGTGGCGAAGTGGTGCAGTACAGCCTGACCCTGGTCGAAGGCTGGAACTTTCGCCAGGTACGCTCGGCCCTGGCCAAGCACGAAAAGATCGTGCAGACCCTTGCCGGTCTCAGCGACAACGAAGTGATGGACAAGCTCGGCCACCCTGGCGTGTTCCCTGAAGGACGGTTCTTTCCGGACACCTACCGGTTTGTGCGTGGCATGACGGACGTCGAATTTCTGAAGAAAGCCTACAACCGCCTGGACGATGTGCTGGCCCAGGAGTGGAGCAGGCGCGCCGCTGATGTGCCTTACACCGAGCCTTATCAAGCGCTGATCATGGCCTCCCTGGTGGAAAAGGAGACCGGTGTGCCCGAAGAGCGCGGGCAAATTGCCGGTGTGTTCGTACGTCGCTTGAAGATGGGCATGATGTTGCAGACCGATCCCACGGTGATCTATGGCCTGGGTGAGCGCTACAACGGCAAGCTGACCCGCGCCCATCTCAAGGAAGCCAACCCTTACAACACCTACATGATCGCCGGCCTGCCGCCGACGCCCATCGCCATGGTGGGCCGCGAGGCGATTCATGCCGCGCTGAATCCGGTGCCGGGCAGCAGCCTGTATTTTGTCGCCCGTGGCGATGGCAGCCATATTTTCTCGGATGACCTGGATGCGCATAATGCCGCCGTGCGTGAGTTTCAACTCAAGCGCCGCGCCGATTACCGCTCCAGCCCGGCACCGCAGGTCAAGCCGCTGGAGAATACGGTGCCGCCCATTGACGTACCGGTAGACCCCGCGCCGGACACCAGCGCCCCGCAAAGCCCGCAATGA
- a CDS encoding DNA polymerase III subunit delta', which produces MAEAYPWQDGLWQQLAGRAQHAHAYLLHGPTGIGKRALAERLMASLLCKRPVELQACGACKSCLLLKAGSHPDNYVLEPEEADKAIKVDQVRDLVSFVVQTAQMGGRKVVLIEPVEAMNINAANALLKSLEEPSGDTVLLLVSHQSSRLLPTIRSRCVQQACPLPSEAMSLQWLAQALPDCSAQERIELLTLAAGSPLAAVKLQAQGVREQRALVVDGVKKLIKQELSATQLAESAWKDIPLLLLFDWFCDWSSLILRYQLTQDEDGLGLPDMRKVVQYLAQKSAQDKVLSIQDWILAQRQKVLGKANLNRVLLLEALLVQWVGLLGRR; this is translated from the coding sequence GTGGCTGAAGCCTACCCGTGGCAGGACGGCCTCTGGCAGCAATTGGCCGGCCGTGCCCAACACGCCCACGCTTATTTGCTGCACGGCCCGACAGGCATTGGCAAACGTGCCCTGGCCGAGCGTTTGATGGCCAGCCTGTTGTGCAAGCGCCCGGTTGAGCTGCAGGCCTGCGGTGCATGCAAATCCTGCCTGCTGCTGAAGGCCGGCAGTCACCCCGATAACTATGTGCTGGAGCCTGAGGAAGCGGACAAGGCGATCAAGGTCGACCAGGTGCGCGACCTGGTCAGCTTCGTGGTGCAAACCGCGCAGATGGGCGGGCGCAAGGTGGTGCTGATCGAACCGGTGGAGGCCATGAACATCAACGCCGCCAACGCGTTGCTCAAGAGTCTGGAAGAGCCGTCCGGCGACACCGTGCTGTTGCTGGTGAGCCATCAATCCAGCCGCTTGTTGCCGACCATTCGCAGCCGTTGCGTGCAACAGGCGTGTCCGTTGCCGAGCGAGGCCATGAGTCTGCAATGGCTGGCGCAGGCGCTGCCGGATTGCTCGGCGCAAGAACGAATCGAATTGCTGACCCTGGCCGCAGGCTCCCCGTTGGCGGCGGTAAAGCTGCAGGCCCAGGGCGTGCGAGAGCAACGTGCGCTGGTGGTAGACGGTGTGAAGAAGCTGATCAAACAGGAACTGTCCGCCACGCAATTGGCCGAAAGTGCGTGGAAGGACATTCCCCTGCTGCTGTTGTTCGACTGGTTCTGCGACTGGTCCAGTCTGATCCTGCGCTACCAGTTGACCCAGGACGAAGACGGCCTCGGTTTGCCGGACATGCGTAAGGTGGTGCAATACCTTGCGCAGAAAAGTGCCCAGGACAAGGTGCTGAGCATTCAGGACTGGATTCTCGCCCAGCGCCAGAAAGTGCTCGGCAAGGCCAACCTCAACCGCGTGCTGTTGCTTGAAGCACTGCTGGTCCAATGGGTCGGCTTGCTCGGCCGGCGTTAA
- the fabG gene encoding 3-oxoacyl-ACP reductase FabG: MSLQGKVALVTGASRGIGQAIALELGRQGAVVIGTATSASGAERIAATLKENGVQGTGLELNVTSDESVAAVLAAITAQFGAPAILVNNAGITRDNLMMRMKDDEWYDVVDTNLNSLFRLSKGVLRGMTKARWGRIINIGSVVGAMGNAGQVNYAAAKAGLEGFSRALAREVGSRSITVNSVAPGFIDTDMTRELPEAQREALLTQIPLGRLGQAQEIANVVTFLASDGAAYVTGATIPVNGGMYMS; this comes from the coding sequence ATGAGTCTGCAAGGTAAAGTTGCACTGGTTACCGGCGCAAGCCGTGGCATCGGCCAGGCGATCGCCCTGGAACTGGGCCGTCAGGGCGCCGTCGTGATCGGCACCGCCACGTCCGCCTCGGGGGCCGAGCGTATCGCCGCAACCCTGAAGGAAAACGGCGTGCAGGGCACCGGTCTCGAGCTGAACGTGACCAGTGACGAGTCCGTGGCGGCCGTGCTGGCCGCGATCACCGCTCAGTTCGGTGCCCCGGCGATTCTGGTGAACAATGCCGGTATCACCCGCGATAACCTGATGATGCGCATGAAAGACGACGAATGGTACGACGTGGTCGATACCAATCTGAACAGTCTGTTCCGCCTCTCCAAGGGCGTTTTGCGCGGCATGACCAAGGCGCGCTGGGGTCGAATTATCAATATTGGCTCAGTAGTGGGTGCCATGGGCAACGCCGGCCAAGTAAACTACGCTGCGGCCAAGGCCGGTCTGGAAGGTTTCAGCCGTGCACTGGCACGTGAAGTCGGTTCGCGGTCGATTACGGTAAACTCGGTGGCTCCAGGGTTCATCGACACCGATATGACCCGCGAACTGCCCGAAGCACAGCGTGAAGCCTTGCTGACGCAGATTCCGCTGGGCCGTCTGGGCCAGGCTCAAGAGATCGCGAATGTGGTCACTTTTCTGGCATCCGACGGTGCGGCATACGTGACTGGGGCTACAATCCCGGTGAACGGCGGGATGTACATGAGTTAA
- the acpP gene encoding acyl carrier protein — MSTIEERVKKIVAEQLGVKEEEVVNTASFVEDLGADSLDTVELVMALEEEFETEIPDEEAEKITTVQAAIDYVTSHQA, encoded by the coding sequence ATGAGCACCATCGAAGAGCGCGTCAAGAAAATCGTCGCCGAGCAACTGGGCGTTAAGGAAGAAGAAGTGGTCAACACGGCTTCCTTCGTAGAAGACCTGGGTGCCGATTCCCTTGACACCGTTGAGCTGGTGATGGCTCTGGAAGAGGAATTCGAGACCGAAATCCCGGACGAAGAAGCTGAAAAAATCACTACTGTTCAAGCTGCCATCGACTACGTTACTAGCCACCAGGCGTAA
- the fabF gene encoding beta-ketoacyl-ACP synthase II translates to MSRRRVVVTGMGMLSPLGTDVPSSWQGILAGHSGIGLIEHTDLSAYSTRFGGSVKGFNVEQYLSLKESRKLDLFIQYGLAAGFQAVRNAGLEVTDANRERIGVAMGSGIGGLTNIEETSRTLHDSGPRRISPFFVPGSIINMISGFLSIHLGAQGPNYAIATACTTGTHCIGMAARNIAYDEADVMIAGGAEMAACGLGMGGFGASRALSTRNDEPTRASRPWDKGRDGFVLSDGAGALVLEELEHAKARGATIYAELIGFGMSGDAYHMTSPPSDGAGAARCITNALRDAKVNADQVQYINAHGTSTPTGDLAEAEAIKSVFGEHAYKLAVSSTKSMTGHLLGAAGAVEAIFSVMAIKDQVAPPTINLDEPDEGCDLNFVPHEAQAMPIDVVISNSFGFGGTNGSLVFRRFAE, encoded by the coding sequence GTGTCGCGTAGACGCGTCGTAGTCACCGGTATGGGTATGTTGTCGCCACTGGGCACGGATGTGCCAAGCAGTTGGCAGGGCATTCTGGCTGGCCACAGTGGTATCGGTCTGATCGAACACACGGACCTTTCTGCCTATTCCACCCGTTTTGGCGGCTCGGTAAAGGGTTTCAATGTCGAGCAATACCTCTCGCTCAAAGAATCGCGCAAGCTCGACCTGTTCATTCAGTACGGCCTGGCAGCCGGTTTTCAGGCAGTTCGTAACGCCGGCCTGGAAGTCACCGACGCCAACCGTGAGCGCATCGGCGTGGCCATGGGTTCGGGGATTGGTGGCCTGACCAATATCGAAGAAACCAGTCGCACGCTGCACGATTCCGGCCCCCGTCGAATTTCACCGTTCTTCGTGCCGGGCTCGATCATCAATATGATTTCCGGTTTCCTGTCCATCCATCTGGGCGCACAGGGGCCTAACTACGCCATCGCAACGGCGTGCACCACCGGCACGCACTGCATCGGCATGGCGGCGCGCAACATTGCTTACGATGAAGCTGACGTGATGATCGCCGGTGGCGCCGAGATGGCCGCCTGTGGCCTGGGCATGGGCGGCTTCGGCGCGTCCCGTGCGCTGTCGACCCGCAACGATGAACCGACCCGCGCCAGCCGTCCGTGGGACAAGGGCCGTGACGGTTTCGTGCTGTCCGACGGTGCCGGTGCCCTGGTACTTGAAGAGTTGGAGCATGCCAAGGCGCGTGGTGCCACCATCTACGCCGAGCTGATCGGGTTTGGCATGAGCGGCGATGCCTATCACATGACCTCGCCACCGTCCGACGGTGCCGGTGCTGCACGCTGCATCACCAACGCCTTGCGCGATGCGAAGGTCAATGCTGACCAGGTGCAGTACATCAATGCCCATGGCACTTCGACGCCGACCGGTGACCTGGCGGAAGCCGAGGCCATCAAGTCGGTGTTCGGTGAGCACGCCTACAAGCTGGCGGTCAGTTCCACCAAATCCATGACCGGCCATCTGTTGGGCGCGGCGGGTGCGGTCGAGGCGATCTTCAGTGTGATGGCCATCAAGGACCAGGTCGCTCCGCCGACCATCAACCTTGATGAGCCGGACGAAGGCTGCGATCTGAACTTCGTGCCGCACGAAGCACAAGCGATGCCGATCGACGTGGTGATCTCCAACTCGTTCGGGTTTGGTGGCACCAACGGCTCGCTGGTGTTCCGCCGGTTCGCCGAGTGA
- the tmk gene encoding dTMP kinase, with protein MTGLFMTLEGPEGAGKSTNRDYLAERLRAAGIEVVLTREPGGTPLAERIREVLLTPGEEPMNPDTELLLVFAARAQHLAEVIRPALARGAVVICDRFTDSTYAYQGGGRGLCQERIAALETFVQGDLRPDLTLLFDLPVEVGMARASARGRLDRFELEGQAFFDVVRTAFLERARAEPARYHLLDAAQPLAQVQQALDALLPTLLERARG; from the coding sequence GTGACCGGCTTGTTTATGACCCTCGAAGGCCCGGAAGGCGCCGGCAAAAGCACCAACCGCGATTACCTGGCCGAGCGCCTGCGCGCCGCGGGCATCGAAGTGGTGTTGACCCGTGAGCCCGGCGGTACGCCGCTGGCCGAGCGCATCCGTGAGGTATTGCTGACGCCGGGTGAGGAGCCAATGAACCCCGACACCGAGCTGCTGCTGGTGTTCGCCGCCCGCGCCCAGCATCTGGCCGAGGTGATCCGACCAGCCCTGGCCCGCGGTGCCGTGGTGATCTGCGACCGTTTTACCGACTCCACCTACGCCTATCAGGGCGGTGGTCGCGGCTTGTGCCAGGAGCGTATCGCTGCCCTGGAAACCTTCGTACAGGGTGATCTGCGCCCCGACTTGACCCTGCTGTTCGACCTGCCGGTGGAAGTGGGTATGGCCCGCGCCAGCGCGCGCGGTCGCCTGGATCGTTTCGAGCTGGAAGGCCAGGCATTTTTCGACGTCGTGCGCACCGCGTTCCTCGAGCGTGCCAGGGCGGAGCCTGCGCGTTATCACCTGCTTGACGCAGCCCAGCCGCTGGCTCAGGTGCAGCAAGCCCTTGATGCGCTGTTGCCCACCCTTTTGGAGCGCGCCCGTGGCTGA
- a CDS encoding TetR/AcrR family transcriptional regulator: MHKEPRKVREFRRREQEILDTALKLFLEQGEDSVTVEMIADAVGIGKGTIYKHFKSKAEIYLRLMLDYERDLNELLHSADVDKDKEALSRAYFEFRMRDPQRYRLFDRLEEKVVKGHQVPEMVEELHKIRASNFERLTLLIKGRISEGKLEDVPPYFHYCAAWALVHGAVALYHSPFWSNVLEDQEGFFQFLMDIGVRMGNKRKHSAELPSVESPST, encoded by the coding sequence ATGCATAAAGAACCCCGTAAGGTCCGTGAGTTTCGCCGCCGTGAGCAGGAAATTCTCGACACCGCACTCAAATTGTTCCTCGAACAAGGCGAAGACAGCGTCACCGTCGAGATGATCGCGGATGCCGTGGGTATCGGCAAAGGCACTATCTACAAGCACTTCAAATCCAAGGCCGAGATTTACCTGCGCCTGATGCTCGACTACGAGCGTGACTTGAACGAGCTGCTGCATTCGGCCGATGTCGACAAGGACAAAGAGGCCTTGTCCCGGGCCTATTTCGAGTTCCGCATGCGCGATCCGCAGCGCTACCGCCTGTTTGACCGCCTGGAAGAAAAGGTCGTCAAGGGCCATCAAGTGCCGGAAATGGTCGAGGAACTGCACAAAATCCGCGCCTCGAACTTTGAACGCCTGACCTTGCTGATCAAGGGCCGTATCAGCGAAGGCAAGCTCGAAGACGTGCCTCCGTACTTCCACTACTGCGCCGCCTGGGCCTTGGTGCATGGCGCTGTGGCGCTGTATCACTCGCCGTTCTGGAGCAATGTGCTGGAAGACCAGGAAGGGTTCTTCCAGTTCCTGATGGATATTGGCGTGCGCATGGGCAACAAGCGCAAGCACAGTGCCGAGCTGCCGTCCGTGGAATCGCCGTCCACTTGA
- a CDS encoding GTP 3',8-cyclase MoaA produces MIVDRQGRRFRNLRISLTSACNYACTYCVPNGKRLVAAQDELSAQAMARGVAYLIEAAGIERLRITGGEPLVSPKLEAFMDAVGRMGLSDISLTTNGQLLARKLPLLVDAGIRRINVSLDTLNADAFRSIARGGDLATVLDGMDQARAAGIKIKVNMVPLRGQNLDQVMPLLDYCLERGYELRFIELMRMGHLAKDSNAFLQQFVSLQQLLSLIGEQHEYLQANAPVDATAVRYEVPGKGFFGVIANESVPFCRTCSRLRLSSTGWLHGCLSSSNRHYVGDLLDKPRHQALPALQGLLMKALGDKQEVAFSGGATVMKIIGG; encoded by the coding sequence ATGATCGTTGATCGTCAAGGCAGGCGATTTCGCAATTTGCGGATCAGCCTGACCTCAGCCTGCAATTACGCCTGTACCTATTGCGTGCCCAACGGCAAGCGGCTGGTGGCTGCCCAGGACGAACTCTCGGCCCAGGCCATGGCGCGAGGCGTGGCTTACTTAATCGAAGCGGCCGGCATCGAGCGCCTGCGGATTACCGGTGGTGAGCCGCTGGTGAGCCCCAAGCTGGAAGCTTTCATGGACGCGGTGGGGCGGATGGGGCTCAGCGATATCAGCCTGACTACCAATGGCCAGTTGCTGGCGCGCAAACTGCCACTGCTGGTGGACGCCGGTATCCGGCGCATCAACGTGTCCCTTGACACTCTGAATGCCGACGCCTTCCGCAGCATCGCCCGCGGTGGTGACCTGGCCACCGTGCTCGACGGTATGGACCAGGCCCGCGCGGCCGGGATCAAGATCAAGGTCAATATGGTGCCCTTGCGCGGCCAGAACCTGGACCAGGTAATGCCGTTGCTCGATTACTGCCTGGAGCGGGGCTACGAGCTGCGCTTTATCGAATTGATGCGCATGGGCCACTTGGCCAAGGACTCCAATGCCTTCCTGCAGCAATTTGTCAGCCTGCAACAATTGCTCAGCCTGATCGGCGAACAGCATGAATACCTGCAGGCCAATGCGCCCGTCGATGCTACGGCGGTGCGCTACGAGGTGCCGGGCAAGGGCTTCTTTGGCGTGATTGCCAATGAAAGCGTGCCGTTCTGCCGCACCTGTTCACGGTTGCGGCTGTCGTCTACGGGGTGGTTGCATGGTTGCCTGTCTTCGAGCAATCGTCACTATGTCGGCGACCTGCTGGACAAGCCGCGCCACCAGGCGCTGCCGGCGCTGCAAGGTCTGCTGATGAAGGCCCTGGGCGACAAGCAGGAAGTGGCCTTCTCGGGCGGCGCGACGGTGATGAAGATCATTGGCGGCTAA
- a CDS encoding TatD family hydrolase translates to MLVDSHCHLDRLDLAQHNGSLDAALDAARQRGVGHFLCIGVSAENAADVKALADRYADVDCSVGIHPLDLKPGEAPALDWLLGELNHPRVVAIGETGLDYHYEPEAADLQQASFRLHLQAGQHTGKPVIVHTRGARADTLTLLREAALPQAGVLHCFTEDWEMAKAALDLGFYISLSGIVTFRNADALRDVARQVPADRLLVETDSPYLAPIPHRGKPNLPEYVRDVADYLAMLRGESYERFAEQTTENFKRLFPLAHVAGATSSAT, encoded by the coding sequence ATGCTCGTAGATTCCCATTGCCATCTTGACCGTCTTGATCTCGCCCAGCACAACGGCTCGCTGGACGCCGCCCTCGACGCTGCGCGCCAGCGCGGGGTAGGTCACTTCCTGTGCATTGGCGTCAGTGCTGAAAATGCCGCCGACGTCAAAGCCCTCGCTGATCGCTACGCCGATGTGGATTGTTCGGTGGGCATTCACCCGCTGGACCTCAAGCCCGGCGAAGCACCGGCCCTGGACTGGCTGCTCGGCGAACTCAATCACCCGCGCGTCGTCGCCATTGGCGAGACCGGCCTGGATTATCACTACGAACCGGAAGCCGCCGATCTGCAGCAGGCCTCATTCCGCCTGCACCTGCAGGCTGGGCAACACACCGGCAAACCGGTGATCGTCCACACCCGTGGGGCTCGCGCCGATACCCTGACCCTCCTGCGCGAAGCCGCGCTGCCCCAGGCCGGTGTGCTGCATTGCTTTACCGAAGACTGGGAGATGGCCAAGGCCGCCCTGGACCTGGGCTTCTATATTTCCTTGTCGGGCATCGTTACCTTCCGCAATGCCGACGCGTTGCGTGATGTGGCGCGCCAGGTGCCTGCCGACCGGTTGCTGGTGGAAACCGATTCACCGTACCTGGCGCCGATCCCCCATCGCGGCAAGCCGAACCTGCCGGAGTATGTGCGTGACGTGGCGGATTACCTGGCGATGCTGCGCGGCGAGTCCTACGAGCGCTTCGCCGAACAGACGACCGAGAACTTCAAGCGTCTGTTTCCATTGGCCCATGTGGCCGGCGCTACTAGTTCTGCGACGTAG
- the pabC gene encoding aminodeoxychorismate lyase, with the protein MHSWVDGQPADSVPLKDRGLAYGDGVFETIAVKAGQPLLLDRHLQRLDEGCRRLVLAADHTLVRSEVLAYAAALGDGVLKLILTRGDSQRGYGINPDAAVRRILQGGPPATYPQSHGTDGIRLFPCATRLAEQPLLAGLKHLNRLEQVIARAEWRDAEHAEGLMLDRSGRVIEGVFSNLFLVRNGVLLTADLTRCGVAGVMRAEILAQAQALSVPVAVADIRLEQLQQADEVFVCNSIYGIWPVRKCAGMSWSVGPLTRKLQGIVRALLDI; encoded by the coding sequence ATGCACAGCTGGGTCGACGGTCAGCCAGCGGACAGCGTGCCCCTGAAAGATCGCGGCCTGGCGTATGGCGATGGTGTGTTTGAAACCATCGCGGTCAAGGCCGGGCAGCCGCTGCTGCTCGACCGTCATCTGCAGCGCCTTGATGAGGGCTGCAGGCGCCTCGTATTGGCGGCGGATCACACTTTGGTCCGCAGCGAAGTGCTGGCCTACGCCGCAGCCCTTGGCGATGGCGTGCTCAAGTTGATCCTTACCCGTGGCGACAGCCAGCGGGGTTACGGCATCAATCCCGATGCCGCCGTCCGCCGTATCTTGCAGGGCGGTCCGCCCGCCACTTATCCCCAAAGCCATGGAACCGACGGCATCCGCCTGTTCCCGTGCGCCACCCGCCTGGCCGAACAACCGCTGCTGGCCGGACTCAAACACCTGAACCGCCTTGAACAGGTGATCGCCCGCGCCGAATGGCGGGATGCCGAGCATGCCGAAGGCTTGATGCTGGATAGGTCCGGGCGTGTCATCGAAGGCGTGTTCAGCAACCTGTTTCTGGTGCGCAACGGCGTGTTACTAACCGCTGATCTGACGCGTTGCGGCGTTGCCGGGGTGATGCGCGCCGAGATTCTGGCCCAGGCGCAAGCCCTGAGCGTCCCGGTGGCCGTGGCCGACATCCGCCTGGAGCAGTTGCAACAGGCTGACGAAGTCTTCGTCTGTAACAGCATTTATGGCATCTGGCCGGTACGCAAGTGCGCTGGGATGAGCTGGTCGGTTGGGCCGCTCACCCGTAAACTGCAGGGCATTGTTCGCGCGCTATTGGATATTTGA
- the fabD gene encoding ACP S-malonyltransferase: protein MSTSLAFVFPGQGSQSLGMLAELGAQYPLILDTFKEASEALGYDLWALTQQGPEEQLNQTDKTQPAILTASIALWRLWLAEGGARPAFVAGHSLGEYSALVAAGSLTLGEAVKLVERRGQLMQEAVPAGQGGMAAILGLDDAVVIEACAEAAQGDVVSAVNFNSPGQVVIAGAKAAVERAIEGCKARGAKRALPLPVSVPSHCELMRPAAERFAESIADINWQAPQIPLVQNVSAAVAPDLDTLKRDLLEQLYKPVRWVESVQTLAANGATELVECGPGKVLAGLNKRCADGVSTANLNTPDAFAAARAALA from the coding sequence ATGTCTACATCCCTCGCATTCGTCTTTCCAGGGCAGGGTTCGCAGTCCCTCGGCATGTTGGCCGAGCTGGGCGCGCAATATCCGCTGATCCTGGACACTTTCAAGGAAGCTTCCGAGGCCCTGGGTTACGACCTGTGGGCACTGACCCAGCAGGGGCCGGAAGAGCAACTCAATCAAACCGACAAGACCCAACCGGCCATCCTGACCGCTTCGATCGCCCTGTGGCGCTTGTGGCTGGCTGAAGGCGGCGCGCGCCCGGCATTCGTTGCCGGTCACAGCTTGGGCGAGTACAGCGCCCTGGTGGCGGCGGGCAGCCTGACCCTCGGTGAAGCGGTCAAGCTGGTCGAGCGTCGTGGCCAGTTGATGCAGGAGGCCGTTCCGGCCGGGCAGGGCGGTATGGCCGCTATCCTGGGTCTGGATGACGCGGTGGTGATCGAAGCCTGCGCCGAAGCGGCGCAGGGCGACGTGGTCAGCGCGGTGAATTTCAACTCCCCTGGCCAGGTGGTCATCGCGGGTGCCAAGGCGGCGGTAGAACGCGCCATCGAAGGCTGCAAGGCGCGTGGCGCCAAGCGTGCGCTGCCGTTGCCGGTCAGCGTGCCATCGCACTGCGAACTGATGCGCCCGGCGGCCGAGCGTTTTGCCGAGTCCATCGCCGACATTAACTGGCAGGCGCCGCAGATCCCGCTGGTGCAGAACGTCAGCGCGGCGGTGGCTCCTGATCTGGACACCCTCAAGCGTGACCTGCTGGAGCAACTCTACAAGCCGGTACGCTGGGTTGAGTCGGTGCAGACCCTGGCCGCCAACGGCGCTACCGAACTGGTCGAGTGCGGCCCGGGCAAAGTCCTGGCCGGCCTGAACAAGCGCTGCGCCGACGGCGTATCGACTGCCAACCTCAATACCCCGGATGCCTTCGCTGCCGCTCGTGCGGCGCTGGCCTGA